DNA from Mycobacterium sp. SMC-8:
CGCCGTGCTGCATCCGCACGTCGGCACCATGGTGGAGTCGCGCGCGGAGGTCGACCGCGTGCTCGCCGGGTCGCGGATTCCGCTGTGTCTGGACACCGGTCACCTGCTGATCGGGGGCACCGACCCGCTGGCGCTGACCAAAGAGGTGCCTGAACGGATCAGGCACGCCCACCTCAAGGACGTCGACGCCGGCCTGGCGGCCAAGGTGCAGTCCGGTGAGATGACCTACACCCAGGCCGTGGCCGCGGGCATGTACGTCCCGCTGGGCGCCGGCGACGTGGACATCGCCGGCATTGTGAAGACGTTGGAGGACCACGGCTTCGACGGCTGGTACGTGATGGAGCAGGACAACATCCTCGACCGCGAGCCGGACAAGGCCGGACCACTGGCCGACGTGCTGGCAAGTGTCGAGTACCTGCAGGGCGCGGCTGCCGGCATCTCGTCGTGACGCTGCGGATCGGTATCCTCGGCGCGTCGCGGATCGCCGAATCGGCGATTGTCGAACCCGCCCAGGAGCTGGGGCACCGTCTGGTTGCGGTGGCCGCCCGGGATCCGTTGCGGGCCAAGTCTTTCGCAGACAAGTACGGCGTCGAGCGGGTAGTACCCTCCTACCAGGATGTGGTGACCGACCCGGAGGTCGACGTCATCTACAACCCGCTGGCCAACGCGTTGCACGCGCCCTGGAACCTGGCCGCGGTCACGGCCGGCAAACCGGTGCTGACGGAGAAACCGTTCGCCCGGAACCGGGAGGAAGCGGCCCGGGTCGCCGCCGCGGCCGAGGCCGCGGGGGTCACGGTGATGGAGGGCTTCCACTACCTGTTCCACCCCGTCACGCAGCGGGCATTGGCCTTGGCCGGGGACGGCACCCTCGGCGAACTGAGCCGCATCGAGGTGCGGATGGGCATGCCGACCCCGGCGTCCGGCGACCCGCGCTGGTCGCTGGAGCTCGCCGGTGGCGCACTCATGGACCTGGGTTGCTACGGGCTGCACATCCTGCGCAGATTCGGCACGCCGTCGGTGGTTTCGGCGACGGCGGTGCAACGCAGCCCCGGCGTCGACGAGCGGTTCGACGCGGAACTGGTGTTCCCGTCCGGGGTGACCGGATTGACGGCCAATTCGATGGTCGACGAAGAGTATTCGTTCACGCTGCGGCTGATCGGCACGCGCGCAGAGGCATTCGTGCACGACTTCATCAAGCCGCACGGCGACGACAGGCTGACGCTGTGCACCGAGGACGGCACCACCGTCGAACGGCACGGCATCCGCACGTCGTACACATATCAGCTTGAGGCGTTCGCCGATCACGTCCGCCACGGCGCCCCGCTACCGCTCGACACGGCCGACGCGGTGGCCAACATGGCGCTCATCGACGAGGCGTACCGCGTCGCGGGCATGAACCCGCGCTGACCTGCAGCCCGCCGGCGGATCACTCCTGCTGGGAAGCCCCTGCACCGCGCCGCTCGTGCCAGCGCAGGCGCAACAGCATCAGACCGCGGTGCGCCCGCCAACCCGCTGACAGCGGGTCACGCCAAACCGGGGCATGCGCCCGGGGTTCGCCATTGGTCATGACGCCATTGTGCCGTCCGGATCCGTATCGGGCTCGTCGACAGCGGTACCGACATCATGTCGAAACCATGAACCCTCGGTGTCCTGGCAGGCTGCGCCACCCGCTGGACCTGCTCGCCGACTGCCGGCTCGCTCCGCAGATCGGCCGGCGCCGAGTCGCTGCTCCCTGGCAGGGTCGCCGGCAGGCCGTCCTGGACGTGCGCTGACGCACGACCGGAGGCCCCGCAGACGAATCCGTCCACGGGGCCTGCGATCCGGCGCTGACTCAGTTTTTGGAGGCGCGCAGCTCGTGGGACAGCGCTTCGAGCTCGTCGCCGCCGGCCATCTCCTGGGTGAGGTGCTCCAGGGTGATGTCGTCGTAGGTGCAGTCGAGTTTCTGCCTGCCGCGGTTGAGCAGGACGAAGTGGTCACCCACCATGTGCGCGTGGTGCGG
Protein-coding regions in this window:
- a CDS encoding sugar phosphate isomerase/epimerase yields the protein MKIAGAPISWGVCEVPGWGYQLSSDRVLTEMRQAGLTATELGPEGFLPTDTAELVQLLDGYGLACVGGFVPVVLYKDDHDPVEDLAGPLESLVAAGAGVVVLAAATGLDGYDERPVLDETQWATLLSNLDRLADVVAARGLTAVLHPHVGTMVESRAEVDRVLAGSRIPLCLDTGHLLIGGTDPLALTKEVPERIRHAHLKDVDAGLAAKVQSGEMTYTQAVAAGMYVPLGAGDVDIAGIVKTLEDHGFDGWYVMEQDNILDREPDKAGPLADVLASVEYLQGAAAGISS
- a CDS encoding Gfo/Idh/MocA family protein, which translates into the protein MTLRIGILGASRIAESAIVEPAQELGHRLVAVAARDPLRAKSFADKYGVERVVPSYQDVVTDPEVDVIYNPLANALHAPWNLAAVTAGKPVLTEKPFARNREEAARVAAAAEAAGVTVMEGFHYLFHPVTQRALALAGDGTLGELSRIEVRMGMPTPASGDPRWSLELAGGALMDLGCYGLHILRRFGTPSVVSATAVQRSPGVDERFDAELVFPSGVTGLTANSMVDEEYSFTLRLIGTRAEAFVHDFIKPHGDDRLTLCTEDGTTVERHGIRTSYTYQLEAFADHVRHGAPLPLDTADAVANMALIDEAYRVAGMNPR